Within the Erigeron canadensis isolate Cc75 chromosome 6, C_canadensis_v1, whole genome shotgun sequence genome, the region CGTGatatttgataaagaaaatctGGATTGTTTTTTGGGtctcgaatgtttgatgaagaagatactatatatagataaagtAAACGACGTTCCTCCaatgttcaaattcaaatttattTCCAGAACTAGTCCCTACTTTCAAATTATTTACATATTCGGTCCCTAAATGGCTAACATTGATTTCACTATATAAACACGATTCCAACACAATTCCAGAGACATCCCAAATTCATTTCACATTTCTATTTCACAATCGAATTTCCATCTCCATTTCACTCTTCATATCCAAATGGCGTCATAATCAAACATTGTTCACCGACCTCGCATGATTGTGGATGAGATGAAGACACtaatcatggctgatatcaaagAAGACACTATCCTTCAAACCGAAATATCTGGGATTATGGAATGTTTAAGGGAAAAAATGCAACATTGTGAGGTCATGTTAAAGGAAATACAGGCTCCTAACCGTGAGATCTCGAAGCATAAAGGCCAATATTCTTATTTTTTGAAGGAGGAGATTATGAGGATCAAGCCTGCAATCAAGGATGTCTTTGATGCCGGTCATACGTTGGGAGAGCAGTGTACTTGGGCCGAATTGTACCATGATTATTGCGGTAAAGACAAAATCATCGAAGATGTCAGATTGCCAAAACATGACCAATGGTGGCTCGACCTAAACGCTCACCATGGCATAGGAAGTATGTCACTAGAGGATCGTCGTGAGTAGTTAATTAACCGTAATGcgtttttattatgtaatgcgtttttatttatgtaacgtatttttattatgtaaagtgtttttattatgtaatgtgttttgttattaataaaatgaatttatttaaattattgtgTGTTTGGAAGTATGATTTAGAaataaaaggataaataaaAGGGACCGAAGTTGTAAAAGATTAAACATGTTTTTTGAATTTAAACCTTcaagggaccaaaagtgtaaaccACAAACTAGCcattggaattttttttaaaaaaaaatgcctCAAACGATTCGTGCGTGGGGGGACGAATGAGAGAGGGACGAGCCAGGGACGATGGTGTTGGACTCGTCCTTGAGAGAGGGACGAACACATGCGTAAGGCACCTCCTTAACTATATATGATTTGCTACAAACTTGAAGCTATCGAGCTAAATGTATTGCCCGCAACTTACTCTGCAGGCTTTCGTTTCTTATTTAACGAAAAACGTGAAATAAGCTCTTGAATGTCATCATTAGGATACCTTTGAAGTCTGCTGAATTCACTTTCCCATTCACATAAACCCTTGCCAAAAAGAAAGCAACCCAAAACCTTAAGTGCTAACGGGTGACCCTTCATATACGGAACCATTTCTTCAGAAATCGGTttaaattcatcttttggttcCGTTTGGTTAAAGGCATAGAGACTAAAGACTTCCATAGCTACATCATCATGTAAAACTTCAACATCATACACTCTTTCCACTCCATGTGCAATTAGTAATTGTCTATCTTTTCCAGTTATTACAACCAAACTCCCCTGTCCAAACCAACAAGGCGACCCGGCTAGAGCTTCTAAGTGTTCCATTTCATCGACGTCATCTAGAACTAGCAAGACCCGTTTTGTTGCCATGATTCTTTTCATCACACTACTACCTTCACCAACCGTCCTTATTTTACTCTCCGTTTTTGTGACGTCTTCAATAACTTGCATTTGAAGCTGAACCATCCCATATTTTTCTACAAACTCTTTCACGTCTTCGCAAAAGATGCAAACTTCAAAGTGGGAATACAGTCGGTTGTAAATAGCTTTTGAAATTGCAGTCTTCCCGATACCTGCCACACCACATATCCCGATCATGTGAACCTGATCACTCAGCCCAACAAAGCTCAGCAAGTCCAATTGCTCTGCGCGCGAATGTACTCCAACTAGCTTTTCGCTAATATGTAAGGGTCCATCATTTAACTCGTTGAAGATTTGTTTTGAGATCATATCAATAAACTTAGACTCATATCTGCACATCAAAAACAGTGGAGTACTTTTTATTAGATCGATGATCACACGAAATCAATAAATATCCAAAACATTTTCGGGTTAGGTGGCCCAGTGTAAGGTATTTGACCATTGGGAGGATctacctgggttcgagtctcactacCGAAATTTATGGGGTAGGTTAATAGTGAGTTTTTCGAGAATTCTGGGTTCCATCGATCCCAGACTTTTGTCTGAGTAAGAATAGAATAAAATGGcgttgaaaaaaaatgaaaaaataaaataaatataggtacaaatattattaatagcAGTAATTAGTGATAATTACCCGTTGGCCATTTCGTCAAGATCCCATCCCGGTAAGTTTGCAGCCTTGGTCAAAGCTTCCCTCCAATGGGGCACCTCATCTGTTGACTCTAAAAATTGATCATATTGACTAAAGGTTTCAACATGGCTTTCTGTTTGCTTAAGAAGCGTTTCTGGGTTAACATTGTGAAAGATTGTGCGGATTTGATATTTGTCATGATTCTCCTCCTTGCACTTGAGGATTTTTACAAGCTCTTGCAAACAGGACGGTGAGGAAGTGAAGCTGGCAGAGAAGACAAGTACCAGAAACCGTGACTCTTCAATGGCTCGATAGACTTGTTTTGATCTTTCTTCTCCTCTTTGCACATGCTCGTCTTCTCTAAACGCACGGATGCCTTTGCGTTTAAAATCGGCAAACAGAAAATCCACAAAGCTTTTAATGATATGGTCTTCTGATCCAAAGCTCACAAAGACATCATATGACCATTTATAACTACTAGTATTGGATTTTGAAGACGAACTTgccataaaaaaaatactgaTCTAGTTATCAAGGTAACaagtatgtatttttattttttgatagaGAATGgagaaaaccatttaaaattaGAAATGGATAGTTAAGGAGTAGTTTTCTTAAGTATTTCAATTCTGGTTCCACATGCAAGTACCTTTGACCCACGATGTGAGGAAATTATGCTAGCTAACACACAATTGATTGGTTTCTTTaatcttaaattttaaattcCCTAAACTAAATTGCAATTTgtaggcaaaaagaaaaaacaagggAAGAGTAGAATAAATACAATTGTTGGACGCATGGTAtgtttgtgtaattaaaactaGTATATTCAAATACAAGTTGTTACCGGCATCATACGAGCCAAAGACAATACAAACATTATTGAGTGACTCTTCTATATATGTCCTTAAGTTGCCCAAACGACGATGATTTTTGTCGTCCTCATAAACAGTCCACTTTATTGTATTGATCGGCATCCTTTTCTCGAACAATAATGGCTTTAATTATATAGATGGGTAGCAACATAATGCGCTGGTGACCGGTGGTAACGGTGGCGGTGTCAGTGACGTGACCAGAAATTTAAGATAAGGGTGACCAAACTCAGTAATGATACATTAGTTGTAGGTCAAAATTTGTGTGTAAATGGAAGCAAACACATCAATTATCTTGTTATGCTAAAGTCATTTATTATGGTGtgttatagaaagaaaaaataaagtataattgGGTATAACGGGgttaaagtga harbors:
- the LOC122605601 gene encoding disease resistance protein RUN1-like, with the translated sequence MASSSSKSNTSSYKWSYDVFVSFGSEDHIIKSFVDFLFADFKRKGIRAFREDEHVQRGEERSKQVYRAIEESRFLVLVFSASFTSSPSCLQELVKILKCKEENHDKYQIRTIFHNVNPETLLKQTESHVETFSQYDQFLESTDEVPHWREALTKAANLPGWDLDEMANGYESKFIDMISKQIFNELNDGPLHISEKLVGVHSRAEQLDLLSFVGLSDQVHMIGICGVAGIGKTAISKAIYNRLYSHFEVCIFCEDVKEFVEKYGMVQLQMQVIEDVTKTESKIRTVGEGSSVMKRIMATKRVLLVLDDVDEMEHLEALAGSPCWFGQGSLVVITGKDRQLLIAHGVERVYDVEVLHDDVAMEVFSLYAFNQTEPKDEFKPISEEMVPYMKGHPLALKVLGCFLFGKGLCEWESEFSRLQRYPNDDIQELISRFSLNKKRKPAE